In Desulfovibrio sp. 86, the following proteins share a genomic window:
- a CDS encoding bile acid:sodium symporter family protein, whose translation MLRFATKISAAITRYMGIVVIACSGLALWRPEIFLWVAPHITILLGFIMFGMGMTLRLDDFSHIIVSPGRIFWGIAAQFVIMGLLAFILCHLCSLPPDMAMGLILVGAAPGGTASNVLAYIAKGDVPYAVTLTSAGTFLSLILMPLITWLLGGVWIPVDIWGLMASISKIVVVPVLLGIVAHSFCGRLTKSALPFLPLFSALTITLVVAGILAINAENILRAGFDIMVAVICLNLAGLAAGSLLARFRRFDTGMGRTLCISVGTKNSGLATALALAHFSPTAAIAGALYSVWQNISGALLANYFHTRHPQIPPTKDT comes from the coding sequence TTGCTGCGTTTTGCTACTAAAATCAGCGCCGCCATCACGCGCTATATGGGTATTGTGGTTATTGCCTGTTCTGGTCTGGCCCTCTGGCGGCCAGAGATTTTTTTATGGGTGGCTCCCCACATTACCATCCTGCTGGGTTTCATCATGTTCGGCATGGGCATGACCCTGCGCCTTGACGACTTCAGTCATATTATAGTCAGCCCTGGCCGGATTTTTTGGGGCATTGCGGCGCAGTTCGTCATAATGGGCCTGCTGGCCTTCATTCTTTGCCACCTGTGTTCCCTGCCGCCGGATATGGCCATGGGGCTCATTCTTGTGGGCGCTGCTCCCGGGGGCACGGCTTCCAACGTTCTTGCCTATATCGCCAAGGGTGACGTACCCTACGCGGTAACCCTGACATCAGCGGGCACGTTTCTTTCTCTCATCCTCATGCCCCTGATTACTTGGCTCTTGGGCGGCGTATGGATCCCTGTGGACATATGGGGACTCATGGCCTCCATCAGCAAGATTGTTGTGGTTCCTGTTCTGCTGGGCATTGTGGCCCACAGCTTTTGCGGAAGACTGACAAAAAGCGCTCTCCCATTTCTTCCCCTGTTTTCAGCGCTGACCATCACCCTTGTGGTGGCCGGAATCCTGGCCATAAACGCCGAAAATATCCTGCGGGCCGGCTTTGACATTATGGTGGCCGTCATATGCCTCAATCTTGCGGGCCTCGCGGCAGGAAGCCTTTTGGCCCGGTTCCGGCGCTTTGACACAGGCATGGGACGGACCCTCTGCATTTCTGTGGGCACCAAGAATTCCGGACTTGCCACCGCCCTGGCGCTGGCGCACTTTTCTCCCACGGCGGCCATTGCCGGCGCTTTGTACAGCGTCTGGCAAAACATTTCGGGCGCGCTGCTCGCAAACTATTTCCACACCCGCCACCCTCAAATCCCCCCGACCAAGGATACATAA
- a CDS encoding aromatic amino acid transport family protein → MNFRLPPVLGGSTLVAGTAIGAGMLALPMASAGMWFFWSIGLMLLSWLVMLRSSQALLEVSLHFEPGHSFHTIVRELLGPRWSLANGCAVAFVLYTLIYAYVSGGGSIIEQSFNSITGSVPSRPLASLAFALLLTFFIWWSSKAVDRFSILLVGGMVITYLFSISGMMTHLRPDVLTDSRGTGGEMIFLWGAVSTYLTSFCFHASVPSLVKYMGKEPRTINASLRYGTIVALVCYISWLTAADGNISREDFKAVIAAGGNVGDLMGAAGESIGSFFILRMLESFSLLAVATSFLGAGLGLFDYMADLCKFDDSRSGRSKTLLVTFAPPIVGGIIWPDGFLPAIGWAGLASAFWAVIVPALLLAAGRKKFASSGYVTPGGRLTAPMLLLYGCFVAICHTLFVFNLLPMYR, encoded by the coding sequence ATGAATTTTCGCCTTCCCCCCGTGCTTGGCGGCTCGACCCTTGTGGCCGGAACGGCCATTGGCGCTGGCATGCTGGCCCTGCCAATGGCTTCGGCAGGAATGTGGTTTTTCTGGTCTATTGGCCTCATGCTGCTTTCATGGCTCGTCATGTTGCGTTCAAGTCAGGCGCTGCTGGAAGTAAGCCTGCACTTTGAACCTGGCCATAGCTTTCACACCATCGTACGGGAGTTGCTCGGGCCACGGTGGAGCCTCGCCAACGGCTGCGCGGTGGCCTTTGTGCTGTATACCCTGATTTATGCCTATGTCAGCGGCGGCGGCTCAATTATTGAGCAGAGCTTCAATTCCATAACCGGCAGTGTGCCGTCGCGACCGCTTGCAAGCCTCGCTTTCGCCCTGCTGCTTACTTTCTTCATCTGGTGGAGCTCCAAGGCGGTAGACAGGTTTTCCATTCTGCTTGTGGGCGGCATGGTCATAACCTATCTTTTTTCCATCAGCGGCATGATGACGCACCTGCGACCGGACGTCCTGACGGACAGCCGGGGCACTGGCGGAGAAATGATTTTTCTGTGGGGGGCTGTATCCACCTACCTGACGTCATTCTGTTTTCACGCCTCCGTTCCAAGCCTGGTAAAATATATGGGCAAGGAGCCGCGCACCATCAACGCAAGCCTGCGGTATGGAACCATCGTGGCCCTGGTTTGCTATATTTCATGGCTGACAGCGGCGGATGGCAACATTTCGCGTGAAGACTTCAAGGCCGTCATAGCCGCTGGCGGCAATGTCGGCGACCTCATGGGCGCGGCAGGAGAGAGCATTGGCAGCTTTTTCATCCTGCGGATGCTTGAAAGCTTTTCTCTGCTGGCTGTGGCCACATCCTTTCTTGGTGCGGGTTTGGGACTTTTTGACTATATGGCTGACCTGTGCAAATTTGATGACAGCCGCTCCGGCCGCTCCAAGACGCTTCTGGTCACATTTGCTCCGCCCATTGTTGGCGGCATCATATGGCCGGACGGTTTTTTGCCTGCCATTGGCTGGGCCGGGCTGGCGTCGGCGTTCTGGGCCGTCATTGTGCCAGCTCTTTTACTGGCCGCTGGCCGCAAAAAATTCGCAAGCAGCGGCTACGTCACGCCTGGCGGAAGGCTCACTGCGCCCATGCTGCTCTTATACGGCTGCTTTGTAGCTATTTGTCATACACTTTTTGTCTTCAATCTTTTACCCATGTATCGCTGA